In a genomic window of Gigantopelta aegis isolate Gae_Host chromosome 9, Gae_host_genome, whole genome shotgun sequence:
- the LOC121381163 gene encoding tubulin gamma-1 chain codes for MPREIITLQLGQCGNQIGMEFWKQLCAEHGISPEGILEEYATEGTDRKDVFFYQADDEHYIPRAVLLDLEPRVINSILNSPYANLYNPENVYLSKHGGGAGNNWASGYTQAERLYEDVFDIVDREADGSDSLEGFVLCHSIAGGTGSGMGSFLLERLNDRFPKKLIQTYSVFPNLEEISDVVVQPYNSLLTLKRLTQNADCVVVLDNTALHRIAADRLHIETPSFAQINQLVSTVMATSTATLRYPGYMNNDLIGLIASLIPTPRLHFLMTGYTPLTTDSQVASVRKTTVLDVMRRLLQPKNMMVSTVQQRSANHCYISILNIIQGEIDPTQVHKSLQRIRERKLAQFIPWGPASIQVALSRKSPYIQTAHRVSGLMLANHTSISNLFERTLRQFDKLRKREAFLDQFKKEPIFKDNLDEFDSSREVIQQLVDEYHAATTRDYLSWGMQQSGTSERV; via the exons ATGCCGCGAGAAATTATCACACTTCAGCTTGGACAATGTGGCAATCAAA ttggAATGGAATTTTGGAAGCAGCTTTGTGCAGAACATGGTATAAGTCCAG AGGGAATCCTTGAAGAGTATGCTACTGAAGGTACTGACAGGAAGGATGTTTTCTTCTATCAA GCGGATGATGAACACTACATCCCCCGTGCAGTTCTCTTGGATCTTGAGCCGCGAGTTATCAACTCCATCCTGAACTCTCCCTATGCCAACCTGTACAACCCAGAGAATGTCTACCTCTCCAAACACGGAGGTGGGGCCGGCAACAACTGGGCTAGTGGATATACACAG gcaGAGAGATTGTACGAGGATGTGTTTGACATCGTTGACCGAGAAGCCGATGGCAGCGACAGTCTTGAG GGTTTTGTTCTTTGTCACTCCATTGCTGGTGGTACCGGGTCTGGAATGGGATCGTTTCTCTTGGAACGCCTCAATGACAG ATTTCCCAAGAAGTTGATTCAGACATACTCTGTTTTTCCAAACCTGGAAGAAATCTCTGACGTTGTTGTACAGCCATACAACTCGTTGCTTACCTTGAAACGATTAACACAGAATGCCGACTGCGTG gtcGTGTTGGATAACACAGCCCTGCACCGCATTGCAGCAGATCGACTTCACATCGAGACACCATCATTCGCCCAGATTAATCAGTTG gTTTCTACTGTCATGGCAACAAGTACGGCAACTTTGCGTTACCCAGGCTACATGAACAATGATCTGATTGGTCTGATAGCTTCTCTCATACCAACACCGCGACTGCATTTTCTCATGACCGGTTACACCCCACTGACCACAGACTCACAG gtgGCGAGCGTTCGGAAGACCACCGTGCTTGATGTGATGAGACGACTCCTTCAGCCGAAAAACATGATGGTGTCCACCGTACAACAACGATCGGCCAACCACTGCTACATCTCCATTCTGAACATCATACAGGGGGAGATCGACCCAACACAG GTACACAAAAGTTTACAGCGAATCAGAGAGCGTAAACTGGCTCAGTTCATCCCCTGGGGTCCAGCAAGCATTCAGGTCGCACTGTCGAGAAAATCACCGTACATACAGACAGCACATCGCGTCAGCGGTCTAATGCTGGCAAATCATACAAGTATCTCAAAT ttaTTTGAGAGAACTCTGCGTCAGTTTGATAAACTAAGGAAGAGAGAGGCTTTCTTGGACCAGTTCAAGAAGGAGCCGATATTCAAGGACAATCTGGACGAGTTTGACAGCTCGCGGGAAGTCATACAACAGCTGGTTGATGAGTACCACGCTGCCACCACGCGAGACTACTTGTCCTGGGGAATGCAGCAG AGTGGAACTTCAGAACGTGTGTGA